Proteins encoded together in one Cytophagia bacterium CHB2 window:
- a CDS encoding peptidase M48, with product MKSPSINSRPTEGGTPFVSRMRSALVQPLLLSALAIVVTMAGCARNLATGERHLNFTSENQEVAMGQQADQEISASLGLYADAALQKYVQQLGAKLSATSERPQLPWTFRVVDDPVVNAFALSGGFIYVTRGILAHLSNEAELAGVMGHEIGHVTAQHSVHHMATQQLTQLGLGIGTILKPELQRYAEIAGAGLGLLFLKYSRDDESQADELGIRYMTRTHHDPHQLSEVMTMLDRVGGGDEGRVPEWLATHPSSENRREHIAELIKTAQATNGSAVINRESYLRRLDGMVFGLNPREGFFKGTTFFQPDLKFRFDFPSGWKTANQKQTVLAVSPEQDAIIQITFSSKKSTAEAANEFFSQSGLTAQRAGSGSIHGLRTSSGSFTAQTEQGVLQGFAAFVEYHGRVYQLLGYTSQPRWRTYESGMTQAIKSFNRLTDSKMLSVQPQRLKIVTINRNMSLTEFNRQYPSGAALEVLALINQVESNGQLRSGQQVKRVVGEKFE from the coding sequence ATGAAATCACCATCAATAAACTCTCGTCCCACCGAGGGCGGGACTCCATTCGTTTCACGCATGCGCTCTGCCCTCGTTCAACCTCTCCTGCTCAGCGCGCTCGCCATCGTCGTGACGATGGCAGGATGCGCCCGAAACCTCGCCACCGGTGAGCGGCACTTGAATTTCACCAGCGAAAATCAAGAAGTCGCCATGGGGCAACAGGCCGATCAGGAGATCAGCGCTTCACTGGGTTTGTATGCCGACGCCGCGCTCCAGAAGTACGTTCAACAACTCGGAGCGAAACTCTCAGCGACCTCCGAGCGCCCGCAACTACCATGGACTTTCCGCGTGGTGGACGATCCGGTAGTGAATGCCTTCGCGCTCTCCGGCGGATTCATCTACGTCACGCGCGGCATCCTCGCGCATCTCAGCAACGAAGCCGAATTGGCCGGTGTGATGGGGCATGAGATCGGGCACGTCACGGCGCAGCATTCCGTCCATCACATGGCCACGCAGCAGCTTACCCAGCTTGGTCTTGGCATTGGAACGATTTTGAAACCCGAACTGCAGCGCTACGCCGAGATCGCCGGCGCGGGGCTTGGGCTCTTATTCCTCAAGTACAGCCGCGACGATGAAAGCCAGGCCGACGAGCTTGGAATTCGCTACATGACACGCACCCATCACGATCCCCATCAATTGAGCGAGGTCATGACGATGTTGGATCGTGTGGGCGGCGGCGACGAAGGCCGCGTGCCGGAATGGTTGGCAACGCATCCCAGTTCTGAAAACCGCCGTGAGCATATTGCTGAACTCATCAAGACGGCGCAGGCGACCAACGGCAGCGCCGTCATCAATCGGGAATCCTACCTGCGGCGGCTTGACGGCATGGTCTTCGGCCTGAATCCACGCGAAGGATTTTTCAAAGGCACGACGTTCTTTCAGCCGGATTTGAAATTTCGGTTTGACTTTCCCTCGGGATGGAAGACGGCGAATCAGAAACAGACCGTCCTGGCAGTGAGTCCGGAGCAGGATGCGATCATCCAAATTACGTTTTCAAGCAAAAAATCGACCGCCGAAGCGGCGAACGAGTTTTTTTCCCAAAGCGGATTAACCGCGCAGCGCGCCGGTTCCGGCAGCATCCACGGCTTGCGCACCTCCTCTGGTAGTTTCACGGCACAGACCGAACAGGGCGTTTTGCAGGGTTTTGCAGCGTTCGTTGAATATCATGGACGCGTCTATCAACTCTTGGGCTACACCAGCCAGCCGCGCTGGCGCACTTATGAATCTGGAATGACGCAAGCGATCAAGAGCTTCAATCGCCTGACCGATTCGAAAATGCTCTCGGTGCAGCCACAGCGTCTCAAAATCGTCACCATCAACCGCAACATGTCACTGACGGAGTTCAACCGGCAGTATCCTTCCGGCGCTGCGCTCGAGGTTCTCGCGCTCATCAATCAGGTCGAATCGAACGGGCAACTCCGCAGCGGCCAGCAAGTCAAACGTGTGGTTGGAGAAAAGTTTGAATAA
- a CDS encoding DUF389 domain-containing protein translates to MKDRKEVMSATGSHSQWQETVRENIRKDAAFSSAHLLMNALAATIASYGLFANSPAVVIGAMIVAMLLGPIVGTSLALVDNDTKIFLNSLFTLLAGTAAVIVTAFIIGILHRGIPITNEIMARTAPNFLDLMIALAGGAAGAYATVSFRLSVALVGVAIATALVPPLSSASILLARGEGGLALGALGLAFVNLIAIQFSSSVVLWLTGFRRVTRTSGEPFAKFVKQNLISIAILVALGVSLSVNFRQITVRQLFETKTRFTLKQEIDSSLRSRLVEVRFEKTLGKTLVRAVMRGLNPPSAAQVAALEDQLPPPPDGTAVALRIRFVQLMIIDRDGLVNTDAESWNDE, encoded by the coding sequence ATGAAAGATAGGAAAGAAGTCATGTCTGCTACAGGTTCACATAGCCAATGGCAGGAAACCGTACGTGAGAACATCCGCAAAGACGCGGCGTTCAGTAGTGCACATCTACTGATGAATGCCTTGGCCGCTACGATTGCCAGTTATGGATTATTTGCCAATAGCCCGGCTGTCGTCATCGGGGCCATGATAGTCGCCATGTTGCTGGGACCAATCGTAGGCACCTCATTGGCTTTGGTGGATAACGACACAAAGATTTTCCTGAATAGCCTTTTCACGCTCCTTGCGGGAACCGCCGCGGTTATCGTTACGGCGTTCATCATAGGTATTCTCCATCGAGGCATTCCCATTACCAACGAGATCATGGCGCGGACCGCCCCCAACTTCTTGGATCTAATGATTGCGCTGGCAGGCGGCGCGGCAGGCGCCTATGCGACTGTTTCTTTCCGGTTGAGTGTGGCCTTGGTGGGCGTTGCCATCGCCACAGCTTTGGTGCCACCGTTGTCTTCAGCGAGTATTTTGCTTGCTCGTGGAGAAGGCGGCCTGGCGCTTGGCGCCCTTGGGCTGGCCTTTGTCAATCTAATAGCCATCCAGTTTTCCTCGTCGGTAGTTCTGTGGCTCACCGGTTTTCGCCGAGTTACCCGTACCTCCGGGGAGCCTTTCGCAAAATTTGTAAAGCAGAATCTGATTAGCATTGCCATTCTAGTCGCACTGGGAGTCTCATTGTCAGTTAACTTTCGGCAGATTACTGTCAGGCAACTCTTCGAAACGAAAACCAGATTTACCCTGAAACAGGAAATCGATTCATCTTTGCGAAGCCGCTTGGTAGAGGTTCGCTTTGAGAAAACCCTGGGGAAAACCCTAGTGAGGGCCGTAATGCGCGGTCTAAATCCACCTTCCGCAGCACAGGTCGCGGCACTGGAAGATCAATTGCCGCCTCCTCCGGACGGCACGGCTGTGGCATTGCGGATACGCTTTGTACAGTTGATGATCATTGATCGAGACGGCCTGGTGAATACGGATGCGGAGTCGTGGAACGATGAATGA